The Dermacentor andersoni chromosome 1, qqDerAnde1_hic_scaffold, whole genome shotgun sequence genomic interval tttcggacgtgttggtatgctcggtttccgaCCCCCATTTGGCTCAGGCCCTCGAGCACCGCTTCCTGaccgacattgtcgaaggccttcttcacGTCGAGGATCAGGAGGCACCGGAATCGGCGAGCGTCCACCGGACTTTCGGGTTGCATCATCTGCCTCTTTAACTGAAGGAGTGCGTCTTGGGTGGACAGGTGTCGCCTGAAACCAAACATGGAGTGAATGAACTCGTCCCCGTCCTCTACGTGTTCAATGAAATGGTCCAGGACTacgtgctccatcagtttgccgaCGCATGGTGTGAGTGAAATCGGCGTGAGGTTGTCCGAATTTAGTGGTTTGCCCTGGTTTGCGTATCAAGACGATCGTGGACGTCTTCCGCTCTTTCGGGATGGCGCCCGTCTTCCAGCATTATTTCATGCACATGGTGAGCTGCTCCTCTGCGGCGTCGTCAAGATTGCGAAGGATCTTGTTGGTCACCCGGTCCGGTCCCGGGGCCGGGTACGTCCGTGGCTTGAAGGCGGCGCGCCACACCTCAGCGAACGTAAAGGCTGCGTCTAGGCGCGCACGCGGCCGGCCGCGGTAGGCCACCGGTAGCGGTGTCTTGAGTTGTGGGCCGACGTACTTTTCCCACATGTTGGCCAGGAACGCCCCTATGTCGTGACCGTGCCGGTGGATAATTTTGGCCATGTCTCTTCTGCCTTCGGCCCTGGCGGTGTCCGGGTCTAGAAGAAGGCGTAGGAGGTGCCACGTCCGGGCTGGGCCGAAGCGCCCCCTTATGCGATCATATATCTGGTACCATTGCTGCCGGGTGACCTCGATCGTGAGATCGGAGATCGCTACGTCGAGTCGGGTGATTCTTTCCTTGAGGGCTTGGTTGT includes:
- the LOC126543269 gene encoding uncharacterized protein, with amino-acid sequence MEHVVLDHFIEHVEDGDEFIHSMFGFRRHLSTQDALLQLKRQMMQPESPVDARRFRCLLILDVKKAFDNVGQEAVLEGLSQMGVGNRAYQHVRNFLTDPKCRINVGEHESDIELGSRGTPQ